The following DNA comes from Candidatus Coatesbacteria bacterium.
AGGCCTTCAACCGTATCAGCGACGAACCGATCATCATCTACTCCCAGGTCACCGACCCGGACATCGTCGTCGTTCTCGACGAGACCCTGCTGACGAACATCGACGTGGCCGAGGGTCTGGTCGACGACGGGATCATCCTGATCAACACCGAGGCCTCCCCGGCCGAGATCCGGCAGAAGATCGTCAACGGCTCCAAGTACCGCATCTTCACTATCGACGCCACGAGGATCAGCCGCAAGCACCTGGGGCGGCGGATGCCCAACACGCCTACCATCGGCGCGCTGACCAGCCTGATCGACCTGCTGGGCTCCCGGGAGATCGCCGACAGCTTCAGCCGCAACTACAGCCAGAAGTTCGCCAAGGACGTCGTCGAAAGCAACGTCGAGGCGATCCTCGAGGCCGCCGAGGCCGTCTCCGACGCCGCCGAGGCCAAGGGCGAGGGCGGCCGTGAGGAGATGGCTTCGAGCTGGACCGGCACCGAGCCCTACACCAAGCTGCCCCGGGCCGGGGTCATCGTGGCCAGCGACAAGCACGAGCACATCTACGCCGGCAACTCCGACGACTACAACACCGGCGCCTGGCGCGCCGACCGGCCCGTCTGGCACGAAGACAAGTGCATCCACTGCTTCCGCTGCTTCATCTTCTGTCCGGACTCGGCGATCACCTTCGACGCCGAGACGCGCAAGGTCACCGGCCACGACTACTTGCACTGCAAGGGTTGCGGTCTGTGCGCCGAGGTTTGCCCGGACAAGG
Coding sequences within:
- a CDS encoding 4Fe-4S dicluster domain-containing protein; translation: MPKMLEIRWHARGGQGAVTASKVLADAALESGKYVQSFPEYGSERMGAPIKAFNRISDEPIIIYSQVTDPDIVVVLDETLLTNIDVAEGLVDDGIILINTEASPAEIRQKIVNGSKYRIFTIDATRISRKHLGRRMPNTPTIGALTSLIDLLGSREIADSFSRNYSQKFAKDVVESNVEAILEAAEAVSDAAEAKGEGGREEMASSWTGTEPYTKLPRAGVIVASDKHEHIYAGNSDDYNTGAWRADRPVWHEDKCIHCFRCFIFCPDSAITFDAETRKVTGHDYLHCKGCGLCAEVCPDKVRAITMTKETVE